The Acidisarcina polymorpha genome includes the window ACGGTCCCAGCCCAGGCGGGATTGTTGCTGATCGTGCGCGGATCGGAAGGGGAGTTTGCGCACTACAAGCCTGACGCGGACATTAGTGCCGGTGAAAAAGCGATAACTGACCCGCAGACGGTATTCGCGGGCGTCTCGCAGGTATCATCGCCGTTCGCTCAGGTCAAGATCACCTTCACGAATTCTGCAAAGATCACAAAAGTTATTGATCTGTATGCCAACGCTGAAACAAGCACACGAGTGGCCTTTCCGCCTACAGGAGCGGCCGAGGCATCGGTGTGGATTCAGGCGAAACTCGATCGCGCGGGCAAAACCAATGAGCTTAATTTTTCTGCAGCGCCGGACTCCGAATTAAAAATACGAGCAATCGATGTTCATTAATCGAGAAATGTCGAGCACCCCCGGCAGGTGCGGGATTGTGATTACAAGAGATTCGAAGTACAAGGTGACCCATTCATGAAAGCAGTCCGTGCCAATGCATTCATTTGTTTTTTCGTACTCGCCTTCTTGGCAGCGACGATCTCCTCGTCGCAAGCCGCGGCACAGTCTACCCAGTGGACCCTGGAGTCTCCTGGCTCTGTTGCATTAACCGCCTGACAGGAGCTTTGAGCAGGAGCGTGGCGGTTAGGATGAGTCATGTTCAAGCGTCGCCGCTTTCCCGTTGAGATCATTCTGCTTTGTGTCCGCTGGTACTGCAAGTACGGCATCAGCTATCGGGATTTGGTGGAGATGATGGAGGAGCGTGGCGTGGAAGTGGACCCGTCAACGATCATGCGCTGGGTACATCGGTTTGCGCCTGAGTTGGAAAAGCGGGTGCGCTGGTATCAAGGCTATCGAGCGACGTCCTGGCGCGTGGACGAGACGTATGTGAAGGTGGGCGGCCGGTGGAAGTACCTGTTTCGGGCCGTTGATAAGCACGGCCGCTTGATCGACTTCATGTTGGCAGATCGCCGCAATACCCGGGCAGCCTATCCTTTCCTGGGAAAAGCGTTGACTACGATGCGCAACTGGCCGCCTTCTTCGATTACCACGGACCAGCTCGGCTCCTACCCGACGGCTATCGGCCGATTGCAACGAGAGGGCAAGCTGTCGGTCGACGTGAAACACCGGACCTGCAAATACCTGAACAACATCATCGAAGCCGATCATGGCGCGCTCAAGCGAGTCATTCGTCCTACACGAGGCTTCCAGACCA containing:
- a CDS encoding IS6 family transposase; this translates as MFKRRRFPVEIILLCVRWYCKYGISYRDLVEMMEERGVEVDPSTIMRWVHRFAPELEKRVRWYQGYRATSWRVDETYVKVGGRWKYLFRAVDKHGRLIDFMLADRRNTRAAYPFLGKALTTMRNWPPSSITTDQLGSYPTAIGRLQREGKLSVDVKHRTCKYLNNIIEADHGALKRVIRPTRGFQTMNTASATIKGFEVMRMIRRGHCLTCKPHVKDEVRFVNKLFDVYSSAA